In Nicotiana tabacum cultivar K326 chromosome 10, ASM71507v2, whole genome shotgun sequence, the DNA window CATAGAATTAAGATATGAAGACCTATAGCATGTGAACATATAAATTTTGAATCTTCAAATGATACTCACCGATACAATATTCACagttaattaatatataatactatgattcattattttgagttactttcatcTTCATATTTTTATAGATGAATAAAACTTTAATCATTCATTTATTAAAATTTTTTGAAGGTCAGCAGGGCTAATTAGGCAATTAGATGCATAATTTGTATTAAGAACTACTAGGTGAGCCCCGAATTTTGAGCGCTAGGCATATTTCGGGCGCGTAATCGGGCACTTGGGGAGTAAGCCTCACAGAACTAATTGTCTGTCTTATGAAAAATTCGATTTAACCTTTCATTTGCAATCTTCGATTTGACCTTTTAAAACACCAATGGAAGGTACTTACCACTCGAGTAATCTTCTCTTGTCTTGTGAAAAATTCGATTTGACCTAGGAAATTGTCACAATCCAAATCCATGAGATGTATATTGCCCCCTTTAGCTTAATAGGCCTTACAGATTTGTCCTTTGGGCTAAGCCATCGAGCCTGTGCATTCATGTAAATTTGCATTGTCTTACTAAGCTCTTCACTTTTTTCTTCCGATATTGGATTGAGGTAACATGTACACCATTTTTCAAAAGTTTACCGACCTAAAAATCTGTCAATTCTGCTTGGCCCCTTATCGACCCGCCCTTCGTCATGGACGTCACAAAATTATTCAATTAGATTCCATGAATTATTTATGTCCAATGGAAAAAGATTCCTTGAATCACTTTCTCCACTCTGACAAGTAATTTGGACAAAATCATTTTCACATGTCATGAAATTTGTTGCTTAAATATTGCCAAAAAATGTCCCAATCATTTAATGCTTCACGTTATTGATAAGCAATCAAATATGAGTCCGACAAATATTATTGCTCTAAGATATCTAGGTAGTTTCTCCGTTTTGGAGAAAGATTTCATTTCTTTTTCCCAAAACTAATAGTGCTATTTAGTCTTACGAGGATAAACGAGTTTTACAAGAAAATACACGTGACTTCACACCATAAAAAAAATAGTCCATATATTTAAGTTTTACCTGACCTATCCCATATTGTATATATTTCGAAAGCACTAGCAAATTTACAATCTGTGTTTTTACAATCATTGTTTCTAAAAGTTATGGAGTTAAATCTGCATTCTCAAAACCAGTGctttcactctttcttcttctcacatcttctacatatgcttcaagggtCGTCTGCCATTACTGCTTCTCTCCCTGTGTCACCGgattgcaatgtaagaaaattgaaaagtaagagtccaccattgaaggccattcaaagctttgctttcgaaaataggattttttgagtttgttagttgtttggattggatgttgttccaattgattgaaaatatcaaaaggagttcaaaatttaaatttgaagtgatttgaagtagatttgagttaaatttcagagaagacgcaaggaagaagacgaagtcagttttttgtataattatgtataatcttgtataatagtgtatatgagtgtataagcacatcttatacactattatacaaagcgtctgtagacgaacttctttcacgattttcagctgcaattcttttcaaaaccaatccaaatctccattaaatgacttcaaattttatatacaacctccttatttCTAAAAGCCTAAATAACACCcatttcaaatttttcacaaaatcaaattcgaaatttaaatcaacatatttaagcttgttaaaaatctatttttcaccacccaaatggaTTTGATTAGTTGAAGTAATAATTGAGTCACGGTTACTGAttcaaaaattaacttaaaagcttgagcaatcttttttaaaaattaaatagtaattttgagaacTTATTGGAGTTGAATGTTGAatattagcctattatttttggactagttggttgtaaattgaaatatgagctataaaattgaaaagtagggagCCCAGTTGTTCTAATGTGAAATAttcccttttatttatttaagaatttTTAATATCTTGAAACATAAAAATTTTATAAGGGAACGGCCTGATGCCCGAAGTATCTCGCACTCAAACAGGGTTCGGAGACGGTCAATTGGTTTTGTGGCTTTTTACAAACTTGTTTTTAATTTTATGACCATACATTTTTTTTACACGTGCAAGATTTACTTTTACATGTAAGAGACCAGTCTTTTACATATAAGAgatctaaaaatattattttcttaaattgtaaATTGTAAAGGATCATTATGCACAAATAACACGTTCGGCGAAGGACTGCACCCTGATGGGCTGTGATGTAAGCAGCCTATCCTGATGCAAGCATCAACGAATGATTCCACAGTTTGAATTTGTAATCTATAGGTTATATAGAGACAACTCTACTATTGTTCCAATACTTCCCTCTATAAAGGAGCAGTCCAGTGCACGAAGCATCCCGTGTTCACGCAGGATTCGGGGAAGGACCGCACCCTAAGAGGATGTGATATAGACAAcctaccctgatgcaagcatgaTTGATTTATTCCAcgacttgaacccgtgacctataggtcacatagATAAATCTACTATTATTCCAAGGTTTCCCTTCAAACATTAAAATTTTATGATTCTTGTATTTTCTCTTGACAAAGTTGAAAGGATTGTAGGATCGGTTAAAGAAGTTGTCATCATCTGATTTTACACTAAATCAATCAATATGAGATGTGTTTTTATATGAACATGTCATAtcactttaatttttaattattaagatTAAATAGTTTAAATTATTAAGGTTAGTTGAAGTGGTGTTGATTTAGTACGATGGAGCATCACTATGGTCATTGTCAATGTGCCCAAAGTTTGACCATGAAAGCGAACTAAATCATTGAGATAGATATTTTCCAATTACCTCATTTTGCTTTAATATTAATCATAACAAGGTTTGCTCTATAACAATCTTGCTTcatcaaattaatttttttttctttcgtaTCTACatgtaggggtgtacataggtcgggtcgGTTTacatttttcaattatcaaaccaaactaaTTGTGTAGGactattaaatctaaagaccaaaccaaaccagtAAAAGTCGGGTTTTTAAATCTCGGATTTttcggtttttcgggtttttttcgagttttttttttcttcataaagtcttcatagcacaaaacatagaatttgTACGCCAAATATATCTCTAATCCTAGTAAGATAGAACTATGTCAGGAAGATCTGCGAATCCCTCCTGCTTATGTTAAAACTTTCCAAGGTCCGCCTCATGGGATCCAAGTTGGAAGAGATAAATTGAACAAGTATGGTCGTCCCCTGTTGGGATGTACTATTAAAAGGTGTTttgcaataaaataatataaatatgagatgagtcatgacATTGTACAAAAATATtagataataaaatcgcataaaataaataattaataagccataatgaaaaaaaacataatttaaaattactaagttgttaaaataagtacgactaataagtactattatttacatgactaaacactaacagaaaaataagttatgcattttatctaaaccataagaaaactgaaaaatagatatccaataccattttcatttatagtactattgaattgaatgtcttttattagtattaatattgatttgattttggtttaggatttatttgagttactaccATTTATGGACTacaaaacttattggagcatccaaaaattataagtccaagcttgaaataatacgttaaaagataaaactatgaaaaagtttaagaaaatatttataaactacactacaataaatatttttatgtattaaacaTGTTTAAGacttctatacatataatgtcaTGTCGGTTTAgttttggtttgactttttttagttactAGATGACGTACTTGTGCGATGCATAGGCCCAATTGTtgctcttttttcttattttcttccttttaatATTTCTTGGTCTATTGCTAATTACACACTTTATTCGTCCTtagggaaagaaaaagaatataGGCATTTGTGTAATAATGTATAGAACCACATTTGCCTATATTGTTTTTTTAAATCTTTTGCGTTATgtgtattttaatttttctaaAATCATATTACTATACCAATCACTTTGTAATACTTGTTGAAGTCTGATACTTTATTATACAAAGATTATATAATACTTCAAGTGCAATATAGAATATTTCTACATAGGTTctacatttttatttaaaaaaaatagatctGCACCACCAAACTTaaaatttattataaaaaaatgatTGAAAAGTCAATTGAAAAATAAGCTGTGATGTATTTTCTCGTTGTTTAAATTGAATATATATAGTTTTactattttgtattttcaattgtGTTAAtgcattatttttctttttatattaatcaaaatttgaataataaaatatagtcattttatttccaaaaagttgacgaaaaaactttttttttgttcCTTCAAATAATAATTGTAATTTTTAATGATTCGGAATTTTTTACcataaaatttgtattttattctagtttaatGACATATCTgaataatttattaaaaataaattaatttatcaatCACTCTAAATACTAATCAGATTGGCCATAAATTGAAGCATTACAATATTTTTCTAGTTTCATTTGTTATGATTGAGATACTCTATGGTTTAATACAAGTTTCTTTACCATAATTATTTGTTGGGCTTTTTTATAAAtagttaatttatatttatgtattttgaaatTTATATAATGTTGTATTATTTATTGAACATAGAGGAAGTACCCAACTAACTAACTTTAATCATAGAGGGAAAAATATAATCCTGCAGAATGATACTTCTTATGTTGCCCGATATAtaataaagcaaaaaaaaaaaaaaaaccaaattaGTTGTCTTAATCTTTTGTTTAGATTATtctcaaataatattttatagAGGGAATCATTTTTATACAATTTGAACAATATTTAATATTCTATAATAAAAAGGAAGTTGAAACTCTATTTTATTCTTAAATACTTTTTTTGCTAATTTATAAAATATTCCAattaaaattgtaatttaatGAGAACTTGTTTAAAATTATATCAATTGATactaatacaaaataaaaatctgCATAATTTATTAccactttttaaaaaatagtcTTTACCTAAAATAGTCgataaataaaacaaatgaaataataTTTCTTAAGAAGATAATAGAATTGCCGTATATAAATAAATGTAACCATTGTATGTTTTTAATCAAATAAATGTTGAAATATAAAATTACCAAACAGATAATTTTTTAGTTAAAAGTACTaattgaaaaaagaaattaaGGGTGTCAGGTAGTCTGCTTTCAAACAAAAGATAGTTAAGTTGAATAGGAAATGACCATGATGCCCTTGGTCGACCTCCTCTTCTCTCTTCTATATAATagaaaaaaccaaaccaaaccaaaccaattatggtcgtgTTTTTTCTTCcaacatcaaattaaatcaaaCCAATCATAATCGACTTTTTTTTTTATCGGTTTGATTCGGATTATCGGATTAATAAATTAATCGATCTATTGGTAGACCTTCGGGAGTTTTTTAGGGTTTAAACATGTATTGATCCAGTCGAAGACAACCTGCTCAAGAACGACTTCTTTTTCTTGAATCTAAAAATGAACTGGTAATATTAcaattttgaattttaatcctTACATACCCTTTAATTATGAAAAGGAAAGAATTACCAAAATCTTTTACAGTAAATCgagatattttttttgttttcacgTAGCAGCTTTTATTGACTAATAAACAATTATATATTACCCTTTTTCCTTAACTTcttatcaatttcaaattaacatgtgatcaacagcggaataataataataataataataataataataataataataataataataataataataataataataataataataataataaaagaaatgcagAAGACAAGCATGTTTCACACCTGCTGCAAACTACCCACTTTCTTTCATTAACTTGAAGACAACGCAAACTCGTAAAGTAAGGCATGCTAATCATGAATATTACTTGGAATTGACGAttacttcttttattttctctttttcgaaattaataatgatatattaaaataatactattAATATTAAAGGAAGGAAAATCTTGGATTAACTGTAACCCGCCACTAATATTTGCATTGATATATATTGTCTATATTACATCTCTAGATTACGATTTTTTTCTGAATCTTGCGTGAATACACAATATTTTACGCACCGAGCTACTACCATAATGTTAAAGTCCTTTTTTTTAATTGCCTAGGAGTTTGTCTATTTACGTCATTGTAGTTGTTTAAAATTGTCCTGGTTGTTTTTTGACATTGTTGGAAATTAAAATTTTCCTTCAGACATGTATAAGattttttattctattttcaaaaaagagaaaaatacggattggagttttgaagttttgtgaTTATCGTTCAAAtcttatatttgtattaaaaccttcaataaataataataaaaaattaattactaACACATAATATCGctattttaaaatttagaatTATAAAGTTTAAATCCTAGTTCTCCTACGGAAACAAGGATCAACTCAAGTACATAAGGCTATCTAAGTCTACTTATATAAGGTAATTTCTTCCCGTTTGTTCAAGTCTTGATAGATAGAGTTATTTGGTATCTGTTGTTAGTGGGAAATATCAGATATTCAGTAGAACAAATCAAGATGCGCGCAAGCTAGCCCGGACAACACAATTATAAAAAGAAAATCCAACTACAAAGATGAGTTGTAGCTTGGAATTGCTATCATTGTTTTCTTTTTGgaactttcctttacttttcgtCCTATACAGATATTTTAAATATTTCCTGAGAATCAAAATTTGGTAAGTTAGGATCCCAATTATTAAATTGtaactttatattttttaaatatcacAAATCGTCTcctactaaagaaaataattcTGAACTATTTCTTAAAACGTTATTTATTGtttaaaaactttcaaattgagcagagtatatattttttattaagtAGGTCTAAGTGGGTATGATTACGACGCCAAAATGAGATAATGAGCATTCCTTTTGTTAGCACATCAAATTAGTTGTCATTCTTAGTGGAATTTTCCTCAAAGCAAAGCAAGAGAATTAAGGGTCATTTggattttggaaataaagaaaaactttttggattttatatatatatatatatatatatatatatatatatatatatatatatatatatatatatatatacagtataggacatgacgcgacttaggattactgaggacatggctcttgatagggaattatggaggtcgagcattaaggttgtaggttaggggagagtgtgaatatttctacagcacaatagagggtgactatccagttaggagttagactaggaatgtcattggtcgtctattgatgcagggctttaccttctagttgtaatATACCagtcatctatttcgtatttcgtatcctgtatttcatatttcatatctcttatatattgttgttatttttattacgcatttttatggtactaatatatcatctcctattgcttttttgagccaaGGAtttcctggaaacagcctctctacttcggggtaggggtaaggtctgcgtacatattaccctccccagaccccacttgtggaattatactgggtcgttgttgttgttgttgtgtgtatatatatatcttgtTTGATTATTGTAACATTATAATCCCAAAATTAAAGAtgtcttttctctctcttattcattcagttttccaaatttattaaccattattaaagaaaaaatacTCTTTACTAAAAAAAATTGTCGTTCTATAAAGTATTCCAAAATAACATGTACTAGATTATGATGAACATGCACATTTCTATAAAGTAGGATGTTATTCGATGTATTGGGCCTAGAAAGAAgggaaatatatattataattaatgtatattttTCGTATAATTAACTagcgaatataattatttttggtcgACCGGCCAAAAAtatggtaaaaatagcacggtatagttagttttcggactggtcattcaaaaatagccagcgtttacgaagtcaatgaaaaatagccactatttttctgcaacagagaccggtccagcataatatattggagttcggtgcacctgtgtatgaactccagcatattatgctggatcagTATACTTTGTGTGATAATTTAGTGTGatagtattatttttgtattttcatattcttaaatttttattattaccTGCTTGCTTTTGTTTTGAGTTTACTATTTTCTTGCTATTAATATTGCTTTTTTAACTATTTCATTATTGCATGAACCGAGGGTTTACTGGAAACATCCTCTCTATCTGTATAAGGTAAGGATAAGTTTGCATACTCTTTATCCTCTTCAAACTTAACTTGTGGAATTACACTggatatattattattgttgcgGTAGTTCCCATCAAAGAAGTCTTCTATATAGCTTAAAATACTTTTTCACATTGGATATACACCGACTCTATACATACCTTATTATCaataaaatagagaaaatttcacataagaaccACCGTGCTCcctacttttaaattttataacccatatttcaatttacaaccaactagcccaaaaataataggctaatacTCAATATTCAATTCTGTTctcgaaattactatttaatttttaaaaatattgttcaagcttttaagttaatttttgaatcagtgactgtgactcaaatattagttcaacaaaccaaatccattttggtggtgaaaattagatttttaacaggcttaaatatgttgatttaaattccaaatttgattttgtgagaaatttggagtgagtgttatTTAggcttgttagaaatagtataaagaggttgtatataaaatttaaagtcatttaatggagatttggactggttttgaacaagaattgcaaccgaaaatcgtggaagaagttcgtctacagatgcttgtataaaggtgtataaaagtgtataaaggtgtataaaagtgtataagaagtgtttatacactattatacaaaattatacaaaattatacaaaagactgactttgtcttcttccttgcgtcttttttgaaatttaactcaaatctactccaaatcacttcaaatttaaattttgagctccttttgatattttcaatcaattggaacaacacccaatccaaacaactaacaaactcaaatcatATTTTCGAAAATAAAGCTTTGAATAGCCTTCAATAGTGGACTTCTACTCTTcgattttcttacattgcaaccagATGACATAAGGGGAGAAGCAGTAATGGCGGACGActccttgaagcatatgtagaagatgctggaagaagagagagtgaaagcaatgaTTGTGAGAACATATATTTAATTCCATAAtttttagaagcaatggttgtaagaacacagattttgaatttgctagtgctttcaaaatatgtacaatatggacTAGGTCAGTTAAAACCTAAAAACATTGGCCATTTTTTGTTATGCTATGGTGTCATgtgtatttttttgtaatttttttaataaaatattaattgatatatatatatatatatatatgtcaatttGTTACTTAAACGAGATAATTGTACATGATTTAACCTAAACAATAGGTATAGACTCCATTATTTCTTATGTGGACCATCTAAAGCTAAGCACCAACCTCAACTAATGAAGTACAATATTTTATCCTAATATATAAGTGGGGGTCATCCCTAAGGGTtagaataatttaaaaaaaataaattaaataggacttttcaaatttttattttttggttgcttacaaagtattttttttttcctttaattttttttgtatgagGTAGGCCTATATATATAATAGGGGAAAGGTAGAGCACTGAGGAAGAACACAACACTTAAAACACACTACACTCTGCAGCAAAAGTTGTGACCATTCCCTTCATatctttataattttatatatttatttgttttcttgAATTGTCCAACTACTTTTTCAAGTTAGTTAGGAGGCTCTCAAGATTTTATCAGCACATTTTTATAAGGtaattttcttgttttcttgatTCTTGAATTGTGAGTTTTCTTTTAGTGGCTAATCTGGAAACAATTTTGCAGGAATGACCAGAAAAATGATAGCCCTTTTTGGTATAGTGATATTAGCATTAATTTATAAGGCAATTATGCCACCACCTCCCAAGATTTGTGGCTCACCTAATGGACCACCAATTACAGCACCAAGAGTCAAGCTTTCTGATGGCAGATATTTGGCTTATAAAGAAAATGGTGTTCCTAGAGACCAAGCAAAACATAAATTTGTTTTCATCCATGGATTTGATTGTGTTAGACATGATGTTGCTCTGCTCACCACTATTTCTCCTGTATGTTCTCTTCAGTATTTTCATCATAGTTTTTTTACTACTGTATTTTTTCAAACCTGTGTTGAAAATGCTTTTCTTTGAGCTGAGGTTttatcggaaataacctctctacctcaCATAGGATAGGGGTGAGGTCTACGTGCACCTTGCCCTCCCAGATCTTACTTGTAGCAGGGGCGGAGCTAGGGTGGCGGAAGGGATTCATCTGATGAAATCCTctgccgaaaaattacactgtatatataagacCAAAATTATTtagttcaaaattattttttatgcatAAAATGTAGATGTTGAAGGTAGGGATAAGGTGTACGTACACcccaccctccccagacctcacttgtggtcGGGGCTAGGGGCGGAAGGGGTTTATCCGAACCCCATTCGCTGAAAAATTACACTGCATATATAAGATTGAAATTATTTTATGCATAAATAGTAGATGTTGAAGGTAGGGATAAGATCTATGTACACCCCatcctccccagatcccacttatATAAGGGCTGAGCTAGGGAGCGGAAGGGGTTTATCCGAACCCCATTGGCCGAAAAATTACACCTTATATAAGGTCAAAATTGATTTTTATGCATAAATAGTATATGTTGAATCACATTGGCATGTTCGTGTGTTTACTTTTTAATATTCCGAATCCCCTTGGTAAAAATCTGGCTCCGCCACtaacttgtgggattatactggatatgttgttgttactgttgttgttcaTATCATGTTACATGTTTTTATTTCTTGCAATagttttaatgtttttttttttgagttttaataTGGATATAATTTTGTTGTGGTGCCAGGAAGTTATGCAAAGTTTGGGAATATATATTGTGTCAATTGATAGACCTGGTTATGGAGAAAGTGATCCTCATCCCAAAAGAACACCAAAAACCTTAGCTCTTGATATAGAAGAGTTAGCTGATCAATTGGAATTGGGATCTAAATTCTATGTTATGGGATTTTCTATGGGTGGACAAGCTGTTTGGGGCCTTCTTAAGTATATTCCTCACAGGTACTAAAGTCTTAAAACAAATTCTTGTCATTTAAAATACACCGACAATGTAAAGCGATTTTTTTATTATCAGGTTATTTTTAACTATCGTTAACAGATAACCTGCCTTATTTTCAAGATTACAGATCTCGCTTTTTATAGTGTTACTTGTAGGTATCTTTTGGATGTTCATACTTTCgatgtatataagttaaactcaAATAACTACATTGGCATGCTAAATCTGCAAAAATTCCAAGGCGCGTAAGCTGTGTCTGCCTTAGGAATTGCAGTTATATCTAGTCACTGGACTAAAAATTTATATCAGTAAAGTCGCAAAACTGAAAGATTGACAACCAATCGACGcagttgaaaaaaaaaagctgCTGTTTCTTACTCCAGTTGATAATATGGTTCATCTGAATACATTCCAGCTTAACTATGTGACTTTTGAAATATGTAACAGATTGGCTGGAGCAATTCTTCTTACTCCAGTGACTAACTACTGGTGGAAAAGCTTTCCTGCAAATTTGACAAAACAAGCATACTATGAGCAGCTTGTACAAGATCAATGGACACTTCGGATTGCTCACTATCTCCCATGGTTGACATATTGGTGGAACACTCAAAAGTTATTTCCATCTTCTAGTGTTGCATCTTGCAGTGAAGATATTCTTTTCGAACAAGACCGAGTACTAATGCCTATCTTTGATTCCTATCAGAGTAAATATCGGGTGAGCACTTGTTTAGTCTCTTAGCATATCCTCATTTCATAACACACTAATTTGAATTTAAATGGAGAACATGGTTAGTGAGAATTCATATGGCCGGCCCCAACATGTTAATTGGGACTGAGACGTAGTTGTTTTTGTTGTACTCAAGAATCACTGACGGATTCAACAATGGGTTCGTTAGTGCTTCGCCTTTGAACCCTATATATATGCGTgaaaaataagtataaatagagTTAAATATACATTGCATAACTCGCTCTTTTAGCTCAAAACCAGCAGTTATAAATTTTAGATCTGTCACTGCTCAAGATTTTACCATAATAGACAATCTGCAGAGAAAAATAGGTTAGTTGTGAAAGTGGTCATTGGCAATTTGATATCATTAGTCTAAATAATGTAATATTGGATTATCGTTACTAACTCTGCTTTTATCTCGTTGTATGGTAATGTTTTAACATAAAAATCATTGAGTTTTATGTCCACTGACAGTGTATAGTTTTTTCACATCGATGCGAAAAATAGGCAACTCCTGATATCAAGTTCGATATTTGTCACCTAGAAGATAGAGTGATCACTTGCTACAGCCAGTAAAATTACGCTGATAGTGTAAAAAATCCTGAGTTTTGTTACATTTCTCAATTAACCTTGGTAATTTCCTTGATGAGATTAGGACCTGGTAAGACAACAAGGGGAGTATGAATCAATCCACCGCGACCTAATGATAGGTTTCGGGACATGGGAATTCGACCCTATGGAACTCGAAAACCCTTTCCCTAATGGTGAAGGCTCTGTTCATATTTGGCAAGGTGATGAAGATGGTCATGTACCTTACATTCTACAACGTTACGTCGCACAGAAACTACCATGGGTTCATTATCATGAAATGAAAGGCGGAGGTCATATGTTTCCATGGGCTGAAGGAATGGGAGATAAAATTATGAAGACTTTCTTACTTGGAGAGCCCTTTGTTCTATAAAACTATACTATGGGCTGGTTTAGTATTGAACTCAGCGACTCTGTCGTTGAACATTTGAATATTTATTAACAAGTATATACCAATTAAGTTGTCTATGACATATAAAGTCATGAAAACATACTTGGAGAGCCCTttgctatgttgctcggactctccaaaaATATCGCGTGCATGTCgaatcctccaaaagtagtgcatttttggaggGTCCGACACAAATGCGGCAATATTTTGGGAGTCGGTGCAACATACACCCTTTGTTCTATAAAGCTATACTATGGGGCTTGTTTAGTATTGGATTCAGACTCTTTGTTATTGTACAAATTTGAATATTTGTCAATATTATCAAATTATTGTTGAGTTGCTTTATTCAAGTAATGAATGGTTATGTGCTAAAACTCTTATTATTGTTTCTGGTGCAGTAATGATATATGTTACTTTTGATGTGAAGGTGACTCATTTGCTATAAAGCTATAATATGGAGAATTTACTTGTTTAGCTTCTTAGCATATCCTCATTTCATTACATGTAAATTTGAAGCTATGTTGC includes these proteins:
- the LOC107782665 gene encoding uncharacterized protein LOC107782665 isoform X2; protein product: MTRKMIALFGIVILALIYKAIMPPPPKICGSPNGPPITAPRVKLSDGRYLAYKENGVPRDQAKHKFVFIHGFDCVRHDVALLTTISPEVMQSLGIYIVSIDRPGYGESDPHPKRTPKTLALDIEELADQLELGSKFYVMGFSMGGQAVWGLLKYIPHRLAGAILLTPVTNYWWKSFPANLTKQAYYEQLVQDQWTLRIAHYLPWLTYWWNTQKLFPSSSVASCSEDILFEQDRVLMPIFDSYQSKYRDLVRQQGEYETIHRDIMIGFGTWEFDPMELENPFPDGEGSVHIWQGDEDGHVPVILQRYVAQKLPWVHYHEMKGGGHMFPWAEGMGDKIMKTFLLGEPFVL
- the LOC107782665 gene encoding uncharacterized protein LOC107782665 isoform X1 yields the protein MTRKMIALFGIVILALIYKAIMPPPPKICGSPNGPPITAPRVKLSDGRYLAYKENGVPRDQAKHKFVFIHGFDCVRHDVALLTTISPEVMQSLGIYIVSIDRPGYGESDPHPKRTPKTLALDIEELADQLELGSKFYVMGFSMGGQAVWGLLKYIPHRLAGAILLTPVTNYWWKSFPANLTKQAYYEQLVQDQWTLRIAHYLPWLTYWWNTQKLFPSSSVASCSEDILFEQDRVLMPIFDSYQSKYRDLVRQQGEYESIHRDLMIGFGTWEFDPMELENPFPNGEGSVHIWQGDEDGHVPYILQRYVAQKLPWVHYHEMKGGGHMFPWAEGMGDKIMKTFLLGEPFVL